In Erigeron canadensis isolate Cc75 chromosome 8, C_canadensis_v1, whole genome shotgun sequence, the DNA window CTCGTCCGGGCCTTGCCGAAAAGGCGTTTTAGGTACAACCGATGCGGTTTGTATTTACTATTTGATGTACCTGTTGCACTGACCTTTTACACACTTTAAAACGCTGTAAATGCATCGAAAAGTAGAGTCGGTTGCGTCACAGTGTAAACTCTAGGTGCACCAACATTATTCCCTTTTTCGGGCGTGGCAAAATTTGTGATTTTTAGGCGTGTCGTATTCATTTTTTGTGGAAAATACGAAATGGAAAACTAAAATGAGATATAGATGATCCAAGAGCCTAGGGATTAGAGTAGATGCGGTTACTTTTTAGTTATAAAACAAGTCGATTTTATTGTGACATTGTAATAGCTTATGTATGGTGCTTTTTTTGAATGCAGGTGTGGACGTTTAAGCTGCAAAATAATGGGGGCTAAGAAAGGTGGGAAATCAGAAGATGCTGCGGAGGATATGGTTCGTGTTCCTTTGCAAGCCATTCTATTGGCTGATAGTTTCACTACAAAGTTCCGGCCTATCACTCTTGAATGCCCGAAAGTACTTTTACCGTTAGTTAATACCCCAATGATTGATTACACATTAGCTTGGCTTGAAGATGCAGGAATCCAAGAAGTCTTTGTGTTTTGTTGTTCTCATTCGAAGCAAATAATCGATCATTTGGATAAATCTAAGTGGCTTAACCAGCCTGACTTTATTGTTACCACAATCGAGTCGCATAATTGTATTAGTGCTGGTGATGCTTTGCGCTTGATATATGAGCGGAATGTGATACATGGAGATTTTGTACTTGTTAGTGGAGATACGGTTAGCAATATGGAACTTACGCAGGCACTTCAAGAACACAAAGAAAGAAGACGAAAGGACAGCAATGCTGTCATGACGATggttattaaaaaatcaaaaccgtcCCAGGTTACTCGCCAAACACGGCTTGGAACTGATGAGCTGATCATGGCAATCGACCCATCAACAAAGCAGCTGCTTTATTATGAGGATAAAGCCGATGATCCCAAAGCAATATTAACTCTCGATAAGTCGTTTCTTGCTGAAAGTTCTTCTATATCTCTACAGAATGACAAACAAGATTGTTATATCGACATATGCTCCCCAGAAGTCCTTAGTCTTTTCACTGATAATTTTGACTATCAACATCTACGTCGTCACTTTGTAAAAGGATTgcttgttgatgatatcatggGTTATAAAATCTTTACTCATGAAATTCATTCACATTATGCTGCTAGGATCGATAACTTTCGAAGCTATGACTCAATAAGTAAAGATATAATTCAGAGGTGGACGTATCCATTAGTGCCAGATGTGCAGTTTTCAACGAATACTGCCGCCAAACTTGAAAGAAATGGAATTTATCGGGGGTCTGAGATATCTCAGTCACGTTCGGCTGAAGTTGGACCATATACGTATGTTGGGAAAGGAAGTAGTATTGGTAACAACTCTAAAATTACAAATTCTGTTATCGGGGATGATTGTGAAATCGGGAATAATGTTTCCATTGGTGGCTGTTACATATGGAATAATGTTAGAATAGAAGATGGATGCAAACTAAGTAATGCAATATTATGTGACGGGGTTGTTATGAGATCTGGAGCTGTTCTTCAACCAGGTGTAGTATTGTCATATAAGGTAGTTGTTGGACAAGAATTTGTTGTTCCTGCCTATTCAAAAGTTTCTTTACTCACACAGCCCGTGATCCAAGATAGTGATGAGGAGCTTGAATATGCTGATAATAACAGTGTGGTCACACCATCCATGAATACTCTAGAGAATGGGGATTCAACTAATAATATGGCTTCATGTGAGATGGGTAATGGAGGGCGTGGATTCATTTGGTCAATTAGTGAAGCTGGCCATGAAGAATGGAGGCATTCTGTTGCACCGATACCTGCTGAAAAACTTATCGAGCTTACTCAAGCGTTTAATGACGATCTCGATATTGCTGTTCAAGATGACCCTCTTGTCCCCCTTTCTGATGGACGAGATTCAGGTACTGAATCGGATGATGATATTAAGGATGAGGCTCAGgattttgaaaaagaagttgaGGCGACTTTTCTGAGGGTTTTTAATGGAGAAGTCAAAGAGGACAATACAGTTATGGAAATCAACGCATTGAGGCTGGCTTATAACATGGCTATTGAGAATTGTGCAAGCGCATTGTTTTATTCCATGATGAAATCAGCACTCAAATCTGCACACAAGTCGCCTACAGAATTGGTTATAAATGTTAAGGATGTAATAACACGTTGGGGCAAATTATTGAAGGTTTATCTTCCAGGCGTCGATGAGGAAATTGAAGTGATAATGAAATTTGAAGAAATGTGTTTGGAGTCTAGTAAAGAGTATGCCCCGTTGTTTGTAAGGATTATGCAACTTTTATATGACCAAGATATTATACAAGAGGATGCAATTCTTAATTGGgcaaaggaaaaagaagatgCTGATGAATCTGATAAAGTTTTTCTCAAGCAATCAGAAAAGTTCATCCAGTGGCTGAATGAGGCTTCTGAAGAAGAGGATTGATAATTGAGAATATGGTCAGCATATGTGCAATTTCGTTTGTCATAAATTAATGTTACTTTGATGACATTtctttatatttgtgttctctTGTTAGTGCAGGAACTGATTTCGTCAAGATGATTACATGTGAAGGGATGTCGAGTTGAAGAAAAGCTGGAATGTTCAATATGCAAATGGGTTAGTGTGTCGTTGAAAGCTTTGTTTTTGTAAACATTTTTGTTCTTGTCTTGTTGCCAAAAGTTTTAAAACATagattttgattttggtagagACTTAGGCAAGATTGAGATCCTAATACCGTTAGTCAAAGTTTTTTAATTCATATCAAGGAAGagtttgtttttaacttttctgGCAATTGAAATATTCTTTTTTGCGAGTATGTCTAGTTCAATAGGTAGCGATATGGCATGCTTTAATATTCTTTTCATATGAAATATGAACATGACGAGTGAACTATCAACCCTAATAACATTTGTTAAGGAGAATGGTATGTATTGTAATTATCTTCTTATGAGAGGTAAGTTAATTATGTCAGGGACTAAGAGGTTAATAACGTAATCGTTTGTTAGTGGTTTGTATATAATGAGATGTTTGAATTAGGGTGTCAAGTGGTATATGATAACATGTTTGAATTAGTTATTGGAGCTTGTCAAAAGGCgtttataaatatttgaacATATAGGCCAATACATATTGGCCTataaattttcatgtttttaaagGATGAAAAGGGTGTCATAAACTGATAAAAGTAGTTGGACAAATTAATTGGCATGATCTCTTAGCTAGCATTGGATGGAATATTTAACTTAAGGGGTGTATGCGGAAGAGTGAAGGAAAAATATGTTTATGAATTCCTTGAGGCCCTCTTCCTGGATCTGACTTCTGTAGACTAGATTAAACTTATTAAGGCTGGCAAGTCGTGTTGGGTATTGGCCAAGTAGGGTATCACCTCACCTTAAAATTACCTGTTCAGTTAACCACGTTGTTGGTTGGTATCATCTAACCTAAACACGAACCTTTAATTAATCAGGTTGGAGTTGGCATCATCTAACATGAACGCAACCTGTGAAATATGTTTAGTTATATGGGTTGGCAGGTTGAGGGACTAGTTAACAAGTAGATTGGTAAGTGAGTTGTAATTGGGTTAGAGGGTTGCATTCAGTGTTTAGTTTGTTAATTTTAGTAAATGGTTATTCAGTTTAAGCCTATATACTCACAACACAGCAGTGTGCGTGTATCAAGGTGGGCCAACTTTCAAAAAATGCTATTTGGTGATGAGTTTTGCTAAATCTCTATAAATTTTAGGATTCATTTAAGTAACAATTCTAAGTAGCaattaacttaattatattgtttttttcttcttattttgtAAAGCAAAGTTTGTATCAAAACCCACACTTCGAGGACCAGGGGAAAGAGCTATGCCCATATacataaatcaaatattttttacaaCGTTATGTGGCGCGTAACATCTGGACAAGACCTTAACGCCAAACTCACTGTTTGGAGCAAGTTTCCATATTGATTTTACCGGTTTGTTCATAGTTAACTTGAGATTACTGATGACACTAAAGCCTATCCAATTTGTCTAGTTTTTGTCCCGATGGGCAACTTCCCATCTACCTTCTCAGGTACCATTGCGATAGGTTGGGATCTAGtccaactggacatttaatgccccttatgtctttcagtcAAGTGTTGGTCACGGGTTGAAACCTTTGAAATgcatattgggaagtccttGCCAATGAGATGGGGCatgggggttttctctagcatttaaCTGGTTTCTTCCAAAACGGTAGTAGGATTTCCACCGTCAGTCATGCCCTTCGATTGACTGTgttggtgacgtggtcgatctctaccggacgaaGAAGAGGCAATGGcgctgctgttaaaaaaaattaagtctTACCATTGCCAACAATGCAAAGAAAGGATGAAGCAAATGGAATGTTACATTTATCAATTGCCTTCCGTCATCTTAAAATGTCATCCCATCATATGGTTCAGAACCCACCTTTGCTTTCAAGTCTATGAATAGCTTTTACAACTTTTACCACAAGGCATCTGGCTCAACCAGTTAGACGCCAGTACGCCACCACCACTTTATGATGAGACTCGAATTTTTTGTGTTTCAACTCAAATTTCTGGCTCAACATCGGCTGAAATTATCTTATTCCTCAAATTGGAATTGAAACTCTTACTAATGAATTTGAAATGTATACGCATGTCTTATCACTTCTTGAATTTTTCGGAAGGACCAAAGGCTGAAAGGTAACAAGTTTTCTAACATTTGAATCAAATGACTTGAATGCTTTAGTCCtatctctttttctttatctatgttatagttattatttatattatacaattatattaatataatagtctgattttttaaaaattgtgtaCTTATCTAATTCTTTATCTACTCTACTACTCTTAATTAATCACTATTGTTATAAGTCatcaaattaataattttgaaaGATGAAAATGTCTTAGAAATGATGGTGATTGACTTGTCAACTAGAATGGTTTAAAGACTTTGTTAAATGGCAAGAGGAGGAATGTGGAAGTTTCCGTCCGCGTCGTTGGCGTTTACGAAGACCCTATCAAAGCCTCAAGCCCGCGTTAGACGGCACAATCCACCCAACCTAAATACCCCTCTATTTTCAATTAATTACATCAACTATCCTTTTACACCACTTCTTAGTCATTgctattattatttagattATCACAATCCATTCCGAtctattttcaatttttattaatattgtgAAAAGTATAGCTTACAGTGATAATCATAATGATAATTTCATCGATTTGAGCTTGACTAACAGTTACAATGGCCGCCTAGTTGTTAAACATAGTGTCTCCTCAtcaaatgtttaatttagtCTTGAAATACCCCTaagtaaatatatcaaaaatgactaggaaataaaaatatcatagaAAATATTTTGGTTAAGCTGcataaatttgagtcataaaaGACTAACTTTTCCTAGATATAGTACTGTAATATTTTGATTCATATGTATTGATTATTTGAAAATTACGAGTCATATATTGATTTTGATGtaatggcttattatttggtaTCGTGCTTTATTTATTAGTTGTTTCTCTGACCGGGGGTTCAAAACCCACCCCCACTCTCCTTATTCTTTTGCttctattttacttttttttaaaaaaaattagaattaagagattaaacatattttttctctcaaaatacccctatttaaacataaaacccttatatatcattctttctctcattctctctaattattacacactctcatcgaccTTTCTATCGACCTCCGCCACCGCCCTTCTTCTCCAATtcctccctcgatctccaccactgCCTTCCTATTATATTGTCTTTATCTTTtagccgccgcaacgcgtgAATACTAGGCTTGTTTTTAAAATACTTATATAGAGAAGTTTTGAAGTTGAAACTTCTTAGAAAGGAAAAAACACAACTCCCTAccattatatcattttttagtAGTTAAACAACGTCTTAATTGCACTTGCAAGTTGCAAATATGATAATATCAGTTAACACATGAACAAAATGGTACATGTggtaattataataaaataaaagggtaTACTGAATGAAGAAAAGTCAAGTCAAAAGCCAACTTCCATGTAACATGTTTATAGCCCAAACGGATCTTTAGCACTTGCAATTTTCATTTCATTCTTCAGGAAAAATGGATAGAGAACAAGAGCAAATGCAATTTTTAGGCATCTTTGGCATCTTCAAAGAAAGTTTCAAGGTCATCATCTCATGGAGAAAAATCTTTACCCAGATAACCTTAACCCTCATCCTACCTTTAACCTTCATCTTCTTAGCACATATCGAGATATCGAATTCACTCTTTCGTGATATCAAACATACCGAATTTGAACAAGAAGTCACACAACCCGGTACCAAAAGATACAACAAGCTTTCAGACACACTTTCATCCGAATGGATCACTTTTATACTATTCAAAGTCGCTTATTTTACCATCCTCTTAATCTTATCCCTTTTGTCCACAGCTGCAGTCGTCTACACGATTGCATCTGTGTACACGGGACGCGAGTTGACTTTTAAAAAAGTCATGAGCGTCGTCCCAAAAGTCTGGAAAAGACTCATGGTTACTTTCTTGTGCATGTTTGCAGCCTtttttgtctacaactttttaGCCGTGGTaatcttttttatctttatggTGACTTTACCTTATAACGCATTCGGGGCGGTCATCATTTACTTGATCTTGATCGTATATGTGATGGGGTTCGTGTACATGACCGTAATTTGGCAACTAGCAAGCGTTGTTTCGGTTCTTGAAAGCTCATACGGGCTTAAAGCTATGACAAAGAGCAAAGATCTTATTAAGGGAAATCGCGTGGTTGCTATATCGATTTTCTTTCTATTGAACATGTCATTTATACTAATACAATTCCTATTTGATGTATATGTTGTGCATGGGAGGTGGATGCATTTGGGGGCATATAAGAGGACAGGGTTCGGTTTATTGTGTTTTATACTACTTTTGAGTCTCTTCCTTTTCGGGCTCGTTACGCAGACAATAATCTATCTCGTTTGCAAATCGTACCATCACGAAAACATCGATAAGGCAGATTTGTCGGATCATCTTGAAAGCTATCTAGGTGAGTACGAACCTCTAAGTGGGAAAGATATTCAATTAGAACAATATAAAGTAtgattttgtttagtttttatctAAATTCACATCATATATATTGTGCCCCCTTTACATTCTCAGTGtatacttataattattattatgcataatttttcTCCTCTTGATTGTAagttcttatttttcttttgtttgatatatatatcacatagaaatagtaattaattttgtttGAGATCGAGATCACTTAGAAGTTTTATTCAACAAATTTTTTGGCTGGTTTGGTCAAACATCGTTATCAGCATTTGGCCATTAGTTAAATCAGAAATGTGACGTGTGAGTCGAGCTTCTCcactaaaatgaaaaaatccaaccgattttaagtattttaatccAAACAAATCGAATATGTTGAATGGTTGCTTTTGTGACAAATTACTTGTTTTGCTTATACCTAGATTCTTTACAAGTTTACAGTGTATTATCTAAAATGTCATTTAAAATAACTGTAATTAGCAATGTGAAGTATTGAATTTTTCTATATAGGTTTTCATAAAGCATGTATTGATGTATTACGTCACGAGAGGTAAATACTATTAGAGATTAGTACATTAGGCCTCTGCTTATAGGAACTCACTTATACCTACTtctaacccacttctaacactattcattacttctagacacaccaagacacacccctccttataacccccaTTTCTAACCCACTTCAaacactattcatccattattatattatttcatttttattttttacaaaactaaacaaacacattttattataattaaaacacattttattataaaaaaaaaacattacaacatttaaaattaaaacttaaaaaacattaaacacattaaaattaaaacttaaacaacattaaaacacatttaactaaaaatacaaattaaacttAGATATCCTTAAAATACGGCCCGTACTTCTCGATGAGGTTTTTACGCGTAGCCCTTATCTGCTCCAACTCGTCTTCATCTATGCCGGTGGGAATTGGCTGCTGCAGAAGTGCGAAAGCCGCCCTGACCTTCTTGCGGAAGCGCTCATCCGCTCTCAGCTGACGCTCCTCCTCTAATTTCTTCCTATCCTCATCAATTTTTCTAGCCTGCTCTTATTGCAACAGGAGCATTCGATCAAGGGTGTTCAAGGCCTGTTCTTACCCACTCGAACCACCATGGCTAGAAGTGGCATCCGAACCACTTGACATTTTCCGGCTAACATTACGACCCGGTGGTCTACGAATCGGGTCGTCTCCAAACAACCGGTCTTGAGCCACATCCGGGTTTCCACTCGACTGCCCCAAATCAACATAATCACTCACGCCTCTTCTGGGAACACTATGATCTTGCCAAAAGGTGGGACATTCTTTCAGCACCTCGTAACACGCCTCAAACTGATACTTGGGCGGTCCATGAACCTCCAAGTACTGAATGTGAGCTTGGTTGTACACTTGTCTGTCATCTACACCGCTCTGCGTCCATGGTCTAGCAGCCTCTTCATAATTGCTCCAAACTTCTTAGTAGTACTCTTGATCTTGTTCCACTTTCCTTGCAACtaacttttgtttctttctccGGGAGGGGGGATCTTGGTTGTAACATTCAATCACTTTACGCCAAAACATACTCTCGTCTTGGCTAATACCAACTACTGAGTCTTCTGATGCAGCCACCCACGCCCTAGACAATTGCACCGCCTCGTCAATAGACCACTTCGCCTTCTCAGCTGCAGCCACCCCTTTCTTTGTCACTCGCCTGGGCGGTTCAGGAACTTCTTGAACTTCTTCTTCCTCTGCAGATGCGACACTAGTTCGTGCCGGTTGTGAGGAAGTCTCACCTACAGGCCTCTGGTATGACGAACCCCTAGCTTGGAATTGGTTAAATTGTTGCATCATCAGGAACGCTTGAAGCTGTTCGTTAAAAGTTGGCGTACCTAATAAGCTCGTAAGCGATTGGTTCATCGGACCAAAGCTGCTAGAGGCCCCCGACATATTAGACGACGACATGGAGGGAGGAGATCCTACTGGTGGAACGGATCCGAAACCTAGAAGTGcgtcaaaatcatttttgacatTTTGGTATGGAAgagggttttggttttggtttgtattttgggtttggttttggtttgcaAGATTTTTGTTTCTTCTAGGCATTTTGATTGATGAAATGTTGAGAGAAAGATGTGTTTTTGAGTAAAGATAGAAGTAAAATGTAATAAAATGGTTGTGAAATGGTGGTGAAATGGTGTTgtttaaataggaaaaaaacaaataaaaaaaatttgaaagagGGGGAGCGGGCTCAAAAGTAGCCGTTGCTACTTGTTtgatttcaactttttttttattttatttttataccaaTGGACTCGAGCGGCCCCACATGTGAAGGTTTAACGTGCGTTCGAAATCGGACGGCTCCTACAGACGCAACACCAGATGCGGCTGGTGCTAATAGCGTCCAACGCGTTTGGTGCGTCGGACACGAAGAAGACGCACGGGTTGATGCCTATAAGGTGCGGCCTTACAATATCTTTCAAATAAATTAGTTGGTAACTTCAATAAAATGTGTAATCAAGAGATGTGAAGATGAGTCTTTTTAACTCTGATAAATGATAATAACCATTAATTAAGTCTCTTTACAGGTGGTTTTATATAGAAACGACCTAATGAAATGAAGTGGTGGGTTTGATCTAGGTTGTTGCCTTGTTTGGTTTGTTATTTGGGAAAATGATCTGTACtacagactttacctaagcttagttATTGTTataggggtgtaaacgagccgaGCCGAGCTCAAATACtgccaagctcgagctcgagctcgagctcgaatTCGTTTTAGAAGCTCGGGCTTGAGCTCGATCGAACCTTATTGTTTatgctcgagctcggctcgcaaagttttaaaaaagctcgagctcgactcgttTGTCAAAAAAACTCTACAAGTTCGAGCTTGGGCTCGAGCTCGGTAAGTTAACTAAGCTCGATTATCATAAGTTCGTGAAAAAAGCTCGTTAGTCTAATATgcgtatatattattatattatatatgaaagctCGTTTAGGATCGCGAACTTATTCGAGTTATGTATTCGAAGTTCTAGCTCGAGCTCGAGTAGTAAACGAGTCAATAGTTAAGCTCGAATTCGACTTGAGCTCGTTTAGGCTCGGCTCGAAACGAGCTTTTTCCGAATCGAATTTGAATAATTCGCGAGCAGGATTGACTCATTTACACCCCTAGGTACCGCCacaataaaaaaagttacagattaaacctttggatttgataaacatacataacaccccctgaattttacataatctctcttgctttacctaagatagatactgcatgctttatctaacttttttagcttaaaaaaagaaaaagaaaaaatagctATCAAAcgaatacatatacataaaatcTACTTAAGAGGTTGGATTTTGAAATTGATTCCCATAATCATTATAATTTTTACCAGTAAACCAAATGCCACTTAATCATACTATCATTAAGTAGATTTTTGATTTTAGCTTATTTGTAAGTTATTCCAACTAAT includes these proteins:
- the LOC122579356 gene encoding translation initiation factor eIF-2B subunit epsilon codes for the protein MGAKKGGKSEDAAEDMVRVPLQAILLADSFTTKFRPITLECPKVLLPLVNTPMIDYTLAWLEDAGIQEVFVFCCSHSKQIIDHLDKSKWLNQPDFIVTTIESHNCISAGDALRLIYERNVIHGDFVLVSGDTVSNMELTQALQEHKERRRKDSNAVMTMVIKKSKPSQVTRQTRLGTDELIMAIDPSTKQLLYYEDKADDPKAILTLDKSFLAESSSISLQNDKQDCYIDICSPEVLSLFTDNFDYQHLRRHFVKGLLVDDIMGYKIFTHEIHSHYAARIDNFRSYDSISKDIIQRWTYPLVPDVQFSTNTAAKLERNGIYRGSEISQSRSAEVGPYTYVGKGSSIGNNSKITNSVIGDDCEIGNNVSIGGCYIWNNVRIEDGCKLSNAILCDGVVMRSGAVLQPGVVLSYKVVVGQEFVVPAYSKVSLLTQPVIQDSDEELEYADNNSVVTPSMNTLENGDSTNNMASCEMGNGGRGFIWSISEAGHEEWRHSVAPIPAEKLIELTQAFNDDLDIAVQDDPLVPLSDGRDSGTESDDDIKDEAQDFEKEVEATFLRVFNGEVKEDNTVMEINALRLAYNMAIENCASALFYSMMKSALKSAHKSPTELVINVKDVITRWGKLLKVYLPGVDEEIEVIMKFEEMCLESSKEYAPLFVRIMQLLYDQDIIQEDAILNWAKEKEDADESDKVFLKQSEKFIQWLNEASEEED